Proteins from one Rosa chinensis cultivar Old Blush chromosome 7, RchiOBHm-V2, whole genome shotgun sequence genomic window:
- the LOC121050492 gene encoding uncharacterized protein LOC121050492, which translates to MWKMLLALTALWDLLGCEFLTVAEVLFFCELTYNERKKCGGTVKLTPRPRAPKLLEHTPDSSTTWRAAVCVSTEGWEYDMRPDGAKVPRFRVPSKFQAIKEGWRPKLTNVERQRVCRVHYCWEHKSCLDLRVLSHWSLLIRLRLTREPGKCNQFYSNCDLTL; encoded by the exons ATGTGGAAGATGTTATTGGCTTTGACCGCTTTGTGGGATTTGTTGGGGTGTGAATTTCTGACAGTGGCTGAAGTATTATTCTTCTGCGAGTTGACCTATAACGAGAGGAAAAAATGTGGCGGGACCGTTAAGCTAACTCCTCGTCCTAGAGCCCCGAAACTTTTGGAACATACGCCTGATTCCTCCACAACATGGCGGGCTGCTGTGTGTGTTTCCACAGAAGGTTGGGAGTATGACATGAGGCCGGATGGGGCGAAGGTTCCGCGGTTCCGGGTTCCTTCGAAGTTCCAAGCCATAAAAG AGGGTTGGAGACCGAAGTTGACGAACGTTGAACGACAGCGTGTGTGTCGGGTGCACTACTGTTGGGAGCACAAAAGCTGCTTAGATCTTCGCGTCCTCTCGCATTGGTCACTACTTATCCGCCTACGCTTGACTCGGGAACCTGGTAAGTGTAACCAATTTTATTCAAATTGTGACTTGACGTTGTAG
- the LOC112177565 gene encoding uncharacterized protein LOC112177565, whose protein sequence is MVEPRPMKEYTLPTISNHPSCIVLPPCAVAFDIKPRTIANFPLFFGLPSNEPYLHLQEFNEACSTVQLLGIDEGNLCLRLFPFSLKDKAKKWLYKLPPSSIHTWEEMQRVFLKFYFPPHKSNSLRNELMNFRELPNESFYETWERFKDIEGGVPNHGLSKVAVLSAFYTGLSQDTRRRVDNACGGCFMNKTEDEAMKILEEMSESSQLYDSASDRKSMMMKSAQVPMREQEQRRGMYNVDIPSVQMQQELKRIEGDMQKKLDMILQAQGRTLNQMASPSQIREPSLGVKSMEQACLICKSVYHSTTECSQSDMYPELIEQCNLLSNQTRPKNDPYSNTYNPGWRNHPNFGWGGESKP, encoded by the coding sequence ATGGTTGAACCACGCCCCATGAAGGAGTACACTTTGCCAACAATCTCCAATCATCCAAGTTGCATCGTGCTTCCACCATGTGCCGTTGCTTTTGACATAAAGCCAAGGACTATTGCAAACTTTCCCCTCTTCTTTGGCTTGCCAAGTAATGAGCCATACTTGCACCTTCAAGAGTTCAATGAAGCATGTTCAACCGTTCAACTTTTGGGTATTGATGAAGGCAACTTGTGTCTTCGGCTCTTTCCCTTTTCATTGAAGGACAAAGCCAAGAAATGGTTGTACAAGCTTCCCCCAAGTAGTATCCACACGTGGGAAGAGATGCAAAGGGTATTCCTCAAGTTCTATTTCCCTCCTCACAAGTCTAATTCATTGAGAAATGAGTTGATGAACTTCCGAGAGCTACCAAATGAGTCATTCTATGAGACATGGGAGAGATTCAAGGATATAGAAGGTGGTGTTCCCAATCATGGCCTCTCTAAGGTAGCGGTTCTAAGTGCCTTCTACACCGGGCTTTCACAAGACACAAGGAGGAGAGTTGATAATGCTTGTGGGGGATGTTTCATGAACAAGACCGAAGATGAAGCGATGAAGATCCTAGAGGAAATGAGTGAATCTTCTCAACTTTATGATAGTGCCTCGGATAGAAAGTCAATGATGATGAAGAGTGCACAAGTACCTATGAGGGAGCAAGAGCAAAGGAGAGGCATGTATAATGTTGACATTCCAAGTGTTCAAATGCAACAAGAGTTGAAGCGGATAGAAGGAGATATGCAAAAGAAGCTTGACATGATTCTACAAGCACAAGGAAGAACCCTCAATCAAATGGCATCACCAAGCCAAATTCGGGAGCCTAGTTTGGGAGTCAAATCCATGGAGCAAGCTTGCTTGATTTGCAAAAGTGTGTACCATAGCACAACGGAGTGTTCACAAAGCGACATGTACCCGGAATTGATAGAGCAATGCAATCTTCTCAGCAACCAAACAAGGCCAAAGAATGATCCTTATAGCAACACTTATAATCCCGGGTGGAGGAATCACCCTAATTTTGGTTGGGGGGGGGAATCAAAACCATGA